A part of Toxotes jaculatrix isolate fToxJac2 chromosome 24, fToxJac2.pri, whole genome shotgun sequence genomic DNA contains:
- the adamts1 gene encoding A disintegrin and metalloproteinase with thrombospondin motifs 1: protein MWFLHVSIGLILCVGAAHCAWEESTVVPVRLDPTARSESETEPWRTLSAEEKEKEAEMRVYRLDVFGSELVLKLEPDQTFLAPGFVFHIVGSPKSEPTQEPKSGAEPGCFFSGTVNGEENSAAALNLCHGLRGGFYFHGEEYFIQPLNSSDFLGTEEDVHTIRRRGRAALAAEGSSKCGVNEDEEKVPKNLEKEVKHGAANADQTAHHRTRRFVSTPRYLEIMLVADQSMAEFHGAGLKPYLLTIMAVASRLYRHPSIHNSISLAVVKLLVVYEEERGPQVSTNAAMTLRNFCQWQRQHNPPSDRHPEHYDTAVLFTRTDLCGAHSCDTLGMADVGTVCDPDRSCSIIEDDGLQAAFTVAHELGHVFNMPHDDAQLCSGVNGAHWGSHMMASTLSNLDQQQPWSPCSALMVTTFLDNGHGQCLLDKPVKPQPLPQPLPGTVYDADHQCRLTFGEDSQHCPDLSTTCAALWCTVTTSNGLLVCQTKNFPWADGTPCGHDSYCLAGQCLTKSQAAKHQTPVNGGWGVWGPWGDCSRTCGGGVQYSFRACDNPLPKNGGKYCEGKRIQYRSCNTEACPDTNGLSFREEQCLAHNDMSAQVSLGSGEGVEWVPKYAGVSPKDRCKLVCRAKGTGYFFVLKSKVADGTPCSPDSTSVCVQGQCVKAGCDRVIGSNHRFDKCGVCGGDGSTCKKVSGSLDRARPGYQDVVTIPAGATHVDVKQRAPGNGRQDNSYLAVRRQDGTYLLNGDYKLMTMETDIALRGALLRYSGSAAILERLRSFAPLPEPLTIQVLSVGEDPRPRVKYSYFAPRPNNAASASNTNGGRRQSINAIREVGGAEWTLREWGPCSQTCGEGMQQREVVCLDPQGRPSRDCPEELRPLASRSCSSQPCPTWLLGEWSVCSKTCGRGFRKRQLRCISHEGHMLTHDSCDPKDRPRPLLELCNQGAC from the exons ATGTGGTTTTTACACGTGTCCATTGGTTTGATTCTGTGCGTCGGCGCCGCGCACTGCGCCTGGGAGGAGAGCACCGTGGTGCCGGTCAGACTAGACCCGACGGCCCGGTCGGAGAGCGAAACCGAACCGTGGCGGACTCTCTCcgcagaggagaaggagaaggaggcggAGATGAGGGTGTACCGGTTGGACGTATTTGGCAGTGAACTGGTCTTGAAGCTAGAGCCCGACCAGACCTTTTTGGCGCCGGGTTTTGTCTTCCACATTGTGGGCAGTCCCAAGTCCGAACCGACACAGGAACCAAAGAGCGGAGCCGAGCCGGGTTGTTTTTTCTCTGGCACGGTGAATGGAGAGGAGAACTCCGCCGCGGCGCTCAACCTGTGCCACGGACTCAGGGGCGGATTCTACTTTCATGGTGAAGAGTACTTTATTCAGCCCCTTAACTCGAGCGACTTCCTGGGCACCGAGGAGGATGTCCACACGATCCGCCGGAGAGGTCGGGCAGCTTTGGCTGCGGAGGGGAGCTCCAAGTGCGGGGTCAACGAGGACGAGGAGAAGGTGCCAAAGAATCTGGAGAAAGAAGTAAAGCACGGAGCCGCTAACGCAGACCAGACAG cCCACCACAGGACCAGGCGTTTTGTTTCCACCCCTCGCTACCTGGAGATCATGCTGGTGGCAGATCAGTCCATGGCTGAGTTCCACGGCGCCGGGCTCAAACCCTACCTCCTGACAATCATGGCAGTGGCGTCCCGTCTCTACCGCCACCCTAGCATCCACAACTCCATCAGCCTGGCGGTGGTGAAGCTGCTGGTGGTGTacgaggaggagagaggccCTCAGGTGTCAACTAACGCTGCCATGACCCTCCGCAACTTCTGCCAGTGGCAACGGCAGCACAACCCACCGAGTGACCGCCACCCTGAGCACTATGACACGGCCGTGCTCTTCACCAGAACA GACCTGTGCGGTGCCCACTCCTGTGACACTCTGGGCATGGCAGATGTTGGCACCGTGTGTGACCCTGACAGAAGCTGCTCAATTATTGAGGATGACGGGCTTCAAGCAGCATTTACTGTGGCACATGAACTGG GCCACGTCTTCAACATGCCTCATGATGACGCTCAGCTGTGCTCCGGGGTCAATGGTGCCCACTGGGGCTCCCACATGATGGCCTCCACTCTGTCCAACCTGGACCAGCAGCAGCCGTGGTCCCCCTGCTCCGCCCTCATGGTCACCACCTTCCTGGACAACGGCCACGGTCAGTGCCTGCTGGATAAGCCGGTCAAACCTCAGCCCCTCCCTCAGCCCCTGCCTGGGACGGTCTATGACGCTGACCATCAGTGCAGACTCACCTTTGGTGAAGACTCCCAGCACTGCCCGGACCTGAGCACCACGTGCGCTGCTCTGTGGTGCACTGTGACTACATCCAATGGTTTGCTGGTGTGCCAGACCAAGAACTTCCCCTGGGCTGATGGTACGCCATGTGGACACGACAGCTACTGCCTGGCCGGACAGTGTCTCACGAAGAGCCAAGCTGCCAAACATCAG ACTCCCGTCAACGGTGGCTGGGGTGTGTGGGGCCCCTGGGGCGACTGCTCTCGGACCTGCGGCGGAGGAGTGCAGTATTCCTTCCGCGCCTGTGACAACCCTTTGCCCAAGAACGGGGGCAAGTACTGTGAGGGCAAGAGGATCCAGTACCGTTCCTGTAACACAGAAGCCTGCCCTGACACCAATG gCCTGTCATTCCGTGAGGAACAGTGCCTGGCCCACAACGACATGTCAGCCCAAGTGTCTCTGGGTTCAGGAGAGGGTGTTGAGTGGGTGCCTAAGTATGCTGGAGTCTCACCCAAAGACCGCTGCAAGCTGGTGTGCAGAGCCAAGGGGACAGGATACTTCTTTGTCCTCAAATCTAAG GTGGCTGACGGCACACCCTGCAGCCCAGATTCCACCTCAGTTTGTGTCCAAGGCCAGTGTGTCAAGGCCGGATGTGATCGCGTCATCGGCTCTAACCACCGCTTCGACAAGTGCGGCGTGTGTGGTGGAGACGGCTCCACCTGCAAGAAAGTGTCTGGCTCTCTGGACCGCGCCAG gccTGGTTACCAGGATGTTGTAACTATCCCTGCTGGTGCAACCCACGTGGATGTTAAGCAGCGTGCCCCGGGCAATGGTCGCCAAGACAACAGCTACTTGGCAGTGCGTCGCCAGGATGGAACCTACCTGTTGAACGGTGATTACAAACTGATGACCATGGAGACAGACATCGCCCTGCGAGGGGCGCTGTTACGCTACAGTGGCTCCGCCGCCATCCTGGAGCGCCTCCGGAGCTTCGCCCCGCTCCCCGAGCCGCTCACCATCCAGGTGCTGTCTGTAGGGGAGGACCCACGGCCCCGGGTTAAGTACAGCTACTTCGCCCCGAGACCAAACAATGCTGCTTCAGCCTCTAACACCAACGGAGGCCGCCGCCAGTCCATCAACGCTATCCGAGAGGTGGGTGGAGCCGAGTGGACCCTGAGGGAGTGGGGTCCTTGCTCCCAGACCTGTGGAGAAGGTatgcagcagagagaggtggtgtGTCTGGACCCCCAGGGTCGTCCCTCCAGGGACTGTCCAGAGGAACTGCGCCCCTTAGCCTCACGGTCCTGCAGCTCCCAGCCCTGCCCCACCTGGCTGCTCGGAGAGTGGTCTGTATGCTCCAAGACCTGCGGCCGAGGCTTCCGCAAACGCCAGCTTCGCTGCATCAGCCACGAGGGGCACATGCTCACCCACGACAGCTGTGACCCCAAAGACCGGCCGCGACCCCTGCTGGAACTGTGCAATCAGGGTGCCTGTTAG